cATCTAGAaaattatacacataaccaaATTTAATAAACTTTACCATCTTAGTTAaagtgttatttatttattttatgtaattctTTTATATAATTGTTAATTACTTTTTACCTAGAGTTCCATaatttagttttaaataatggTGATAATTTATTTAAGGGTTGAAATTTAAAGTGGGTGATTAATTTAGAGAAGTGGATAACTTTTATAAAcgaataatttattataaaatatttaaaatatacaattaattaatgttttaagAATCAAATAGATGATTAAACTTATCaaactaatttatttttagttaaacTGCTTGTTCAACTATGtcaaaataaaaactttcaaaaaaattctaaaattaataaataaactgCAAACTAAAAATGTGAACAttctttttataaattataaaaattaagttaaataattaatcagttgaattgatttttcaaattcattttcGATTTGATGGTATTAGTTGAAATGATGGTACCATCCAtttctaattaaattattttaatccaCCAAATGTAATTAATCTTAATCTTAAGATTTTATTGAATCTTTTAAAACTTCCATTAATTGAATGCTTGCTACTTTTCTAATTTCATCCTTGAATTAATGTAATTGACTTGATAACACTCAACTGTATGGAAAATTTTATTCGTAAAAAGAAGTTTGTGGTAATGATAGAGATCAGGGTAAAAAAACCTATAATTTATACGAAAAAAGTAGCACTTAAATCCCACAAAACCCAAACGGACTACCCAAACATTACCGTCCTGTTATTGGAAGTCCTTACCACCCACGTGGGTGTTAATCTACGTGGCATTATCTAATTAGTTTGAATTCGGCGCATTCGCTTACATTTCCCAGATCCGCGTTACGGCGCCGTCAAACTACCCCGTTACCGATTCCCCGTCGCTGTTAAATGGACCACCGGTCACCCCCAACCATCCCCCTTTAAAATCGCAAAACAAATCCTCACCGTTCAAAGAATCCACCCATTCTCTCATCATCACCATCATCATTTCACCAGAAACTACCAAAAACCAGAAAACGAACGCTCACAACCAACAAATACGAATTATTTCTCTCGCGCTCTCTCTCTAAAAAGACAGATCAAGagttttttttatttcctttttagttatgaggAGAAAGTGTAGAAAAATTGGAGAAATCGCAGTTATGGAGCTCTCTGACATCGGACTTCGATCACGAGCCATGGCGGCGGCCACAGGAACAGTTCAGAAGAAACGCAGAAGATTAAATGGCGACGGAGATGCTGAATTCAAAGCAACGTCTTCAAGGGCCTCAACGACGTCGTATATTCAGTTACGAAGCCGGAGAATTTTGGTGGATCATCATCGGCTCAATGAAAATCGATGTTTGAGCCCTAACTTGGATCATGATGATGACGTGTCGTGCTGTTCAAGCAATATCGGATCAAGCGAGAAAAGGATTATCCAATTGCCAGATCTGGAGGTATTCTTTTCtctttaattttaaaactttatctCAACGGATTGTTGGAATTTCGGTTATATTAGCTATAATTACTTGTATTAAATTCTgagaattttgaaaaattttgcagGATGAAAGCATGGAAGTTGAAACATCCACTCATTTAAACTTCAGAGAAAGGTCTGTATATTTATCCcttacaatataataataaaatgtacaaatTTATTAATTCCTTTTATTTTAATAGTACTATTTAAGTTACTGTAAGTTACTGTAAGTCACGTCTCTTGAATTCGAATTTCAAAAGCAGCCggttggttaaaattttaaattttcttttctccgCTTGAATTTATCTATCCTTCATATACATTCTTCTCTCATATTATTTCGCTCTTCTCTGTCTCATCGGTGAACTTTAGCAGGAGAGAAACGACACCGTCGAGTGAGTTCCGAGCTGAACCAGAAGAACTGGATTCAACGTCGCGGCAATCAGAGGCGAACTCTTGCAGTAGATCAACGGCGGAGAAGATGCCAACCGAAGCTGAACTTGAAGAATTCTTTGCTGCTGCTGAGAAAAAAGTTAAAGAACAGTTCGCGGAAAAGTATTTTCATGCACATTTCTTAAAAACCTAGACTTTCTTTTCTGCTGTTACTACTTTCTTAGCAACCAAACGGCAATTTCAATTTTCAAACTGAAAAagattttttttccccttttttgttTACTGTTTTCAGGTATAACTACGATATCGTCAAGGACGAACCGTTGAAAGGACGTTACCAGTGGGTTCGATTAAATCCATGAAAGAAAAACGCCAAAATCAAGCCAGAAATAGGAAAAGAAAAAACAAGGAACACATTTTTAGAAGAAAACCAAAAGAGCAACCAGGCGATATCTCATAGGTACTactgatttaaaattttacaaaattttaggGTTTCTATTTTATGTACAGAATGAGACAATGATTAATAACggagaagaaagaagaagagatAAGCTCTTAATTGGTCTGTTATTATTTTACACGGAGAGAGAACTGAGAAAGCTTCTTTCCacgaaaagaaattgaatttcagcTGGGGGAAGAacctcagaaaaaaaaaaaaaacagttatTAAACAACCAAATTCCCCTATATTCTTGCTAGTTTTAGGAAATTTTTAGCCCTAAAATTCGTTTCTGTTTCTCCTGAATCTGCTAATGTCTGCTACTTCTGCTTTCTAAGGTACGACCACCGCTTTTTTTTCGTCAGCTTGTAGTCATTTGTTTTTTTGCtttaatctaatttaattaaataaaatttactaatattaaCAGAAAAGtccttttaaaaaaatctaaagttATTTTTTCCTTTTGATATTTATGAAATAGCttcatatttaaatatattatgctaatttaaacataaaaaataatgtaAATACTGAATAAAAAGATTAGTGTCTTTTGATATATATAGATTTTACAACACTAATGTTTTCACTTTATAGTTGTTTAATCAAGTTATTAATTGGAGTGATAATGTAAATATTGATAATGTTGtgtgtaaaatttataaaaaaattatatataaaaattaaatgttgGTTCAATTGAAATCACAAGATCAAGATAATGTAAATGTTGATGATTTGtgtttaaattcaaaattttatataaaaatataaaaataaaaatatgttcaagattactatttattattttataaaaataatacgattttcttttgataattttaaaactaaattaataatcCTGTTAATGAGTAtaccaatttaatttaatttttaaggaaaagtaaataatagtatatatatgttaagtgtAATAAAATTTTAGATATAATAAGTGTAATAATTAATGGTTACAATCAATAGTTAAGGGAGGAAAGGAAATTTTGGTAGAAAATGTTTACTGTTTTTAGAGCTACATAAATGGCCATTTATATGAAATTAGTGTGAAGATTAATATTTCTATaaagaataattattttatacctACTTTCAAAAAGttattttattcattattaattaaattaaaaaaataggttAGAATAACAATTGGAAAagtaatttaatttatttgtagataataataatagtcaATCCATTTTATAAAAGGATAAAAGATAGGGAGGGAAGGAAATAGCGGCGATCAATTATGAGAAACATGGAAATGCGTGGGTTGTTTTGTTAGTTTCAGTTTCATCGATGGGGTTAAAAACTGAATGGAAAGTGAGTGATTTAATACGCGCTAACCATTCCTCTTGGATCTGGTGCCCTTTCCCCGACACTCTCTCCATTTCGCTGCTTTGTTGGGTCCCATCTCTGTTTAAATTTGTTGACTTTCCCAGATTCCCCCTCTTCCTCTATTTCTCATCAttcttaatttttcaaattttaagtaCAGCAGAAATTAccccaaattattattttaaagaacATTCTTTAATGTTTGTTTGTacacaaaaatttatttttaattaattattttccttttaaaaatagcaaaatatttttataaataatgttACAAAAGCATCTTTTAACACATCCATTACCAAAATcatatttgtttaattaaaatttaatgtgagatcatttccaaaagaaaaaaaaaataaagcttgATGAGAAATGTCTTAACTAAGATTATCAAATGAAGAAAATTCAGTTTAAATTATACACATGCATTACTTgtaaagctatatatatatatatatatatggttttaaacTTGTTCATAGCTTGAGGTTGATTTCATAGAACCACATCTAGTAATGTCTTGTTTGTCTGAAGTATGTGTAATCAACTCCTTCACTACTTGACGAAATTTTCTTCTATAAGTTGGTAATTTTGATATACTCCTCGCTATTCCAATCATTCTGTCATTTCACAATCATAAGTAAACTTTTAGTACAAAAAAACCAATTAAGTATAAATTAATGGCAAGTCAATATTACGATTCGAAAATTTTTTCAGATTCCTTATTTaaacctaatttttttttatacttgaataatgaattttcttatttaaaaccAAACTCTTGATTAAGTGTAATAAGAGTCAAACCTTCTACTTATGCCTTCAATTTGGGCAGCTCTGAGAGAATCTCGAGGAACTATACTACCATTGTCCCAAGCATCCATACGTTCTAAGTTGGTGCCAAAAAGAACCAACTTCTCCAACAGCTTAACTTCACCATCTCCCAGTTTTATAACCCTGATTTGTTCTTTCAGCACCATTATTGGGTTAAAGAACCAATCCAGCAGCTTGTCTTTTGGTCGATTCAGACTGTTTATTTCGACATTATCAAGCATTAACAAACCATTAGACCCGGATCTGATAGAAACCAGGAGAGTCTGCAAGAAACTATAACATGGTAGGCCAACACCGATAATGGCTCCTTCATTACTACCCTTTGCTTTCAACCATTCACAGAGATCTAATGAGGTTATTACTTTAGCTTCCAATAGTTCCTTGCCCCTTATTTCACATGATTTCATCACATTCGTCCATACCTGTCACATATCAATTATATAATTA
This is a stretch of genomic DNA from Gossypium arboreum isolate Shixiya-1 chromosome 11, ASM2569848v2, whole genome shotgun sequence. It encodes these proteins:
- the LOC108461743 gene encoding cyclin-dependent kinase inhibitor 1-like isoform X1; the encoded protein is MRRKCRKIGEIAVMELSDIGLRSRAMAAATGTVQKKRRRLNGDGDAEFKATSSRASTTSYIQLRSRRILVDHHRLNENRCLSPNLDHDDDVSCCSSNIGSSEKRIIQLPDLEDESMEVETSTHLNFRESRRETTPSSEFRAEPEELDSTSRQSEANSCSRSTAEKMPTEAELEEFFAAAEKKVKEQFAEKYNYDIVKDEPLKGRYQWVRLNP
- the LOC108461743 gene encoding cyclin-dependent kinase inhibitor 7-like isoform X2 — translated: MRRKCRKIGEIAVMELSDIGLRSRAMAAATGTVQKKRRRLNGDGDAEFKATSSRASTTSYIQLRSRRILVDHHRLNENRCLSPNLDHDDDVSCCSSNIGSSEKRIIQLPDLEDESMEVETSTHLNFRERRETTPSSEFRAEPEELDSTSRQSEANSCSRSTAEKMPTEAELEEFFAAAEKKVKEQFAEKYNYDIVKDEPLKGRYQWVRLNP